CCGGGTGTCCAGGAAACGGGCCGGGGTGACCGGCACGAACCGGGACGCGGCCGGAGCGGCGGCGGCCGTCACCGTGAAGGCGTGCGGCAGGTAGCCCGGCGAGGGCTGGCCGCTGGTGTAGCCGATGCCCTCGTTCACCAGGTCGTAGCTGCCCGGCTCCAGGCCGTTGGTGTCGACCAGCACGTTGAGCGTGCTGCCGTCGGCGCTCGCCGACTGCGGCCGAACCAGCTGCCGGCTGCCGGACGGGGCCGGCACCAGCTGGACCCGGCTGCCCATCGACAGGCCGGTGCCGGTGATCACGGCCGGCACCAGGGTGCCCGCCGGGCCGGTGGCCGGACTGATCGACCGGGGCGTGCCGTACGCGGACGTCGGGTTCCCGGGCAGGCCCACCAGGGTGTACTCGATCGGGGTGGCGAGCTTGTTCGGGCTGAGGATCAGCACGGCCTGACCGGCGGTGGCGCCCGTGTTGGTGCAGGCCGCGCCGAACTGGCCGTAGTTCTGCGTGCACTGGTAGACCAGGCTGGAGTCGCTCCACTCGTCCGGGCCGGAGATCGAGAACCACGGCATGTCGACACCGGTGGCGCTGGAGGTGCCCGCGACGGTGAAGCCCTGGTGCGGCTGGAGGTCGACCACCCCGCAGTAGGCGGGGGCGGACTCGGTGAGCACCCCGCTGCGCTGGGCGAAGCCGTCCGCGGAGAGCTTGTCGGCCGTGCACTCGGGTGCCCAGCCGCCCGCCCCGCCGACCTTCCAGGCGTCGACGTCCGCGTGGATCGTCTTGCCCTGGTAGCCGGACGCGACCACCACGGCCACGTACGAGGTCGAGCCGGTCACCTTGCAGGAGACGCCCCACTGGCGGCACTGGATCTTTCCGTCGGCGTCCACCGCCATCAGCAGCGAGGACGGGTCGTAGCGGCCGCCGACCGTGCGGCTGCTCAGCCAGAACCGGTCGGTCGCCGCGCCGCTGACCCGCACGCAGCGGGCGTCCAGCGCCGAGGTGAAGTCGAACGGGGTGGACGGGGCGCCCACCCGGTTCGAGGTCAGCGGGGTGCACGGCGCGGACGGGGAGATGTCCCGGCGCACCAGGTGGTAGGTGTCCGCCCAGCCGGTGCCGACCAGCATCGCCGTGTAGGCGGTGCCGGGGGTGAACTGGCAGGTGGTGGTGGAGGAGCCGAGGGTCGAGCAGACGGGGTTGCCCGCGCCGTCGACCACGTACACGGCCGCGTTGACGCTGTTGGCGTTGTTCGCGTAGTCCAGCATCTCGGCGGGCGAGTGCTGGGCGGCCGGAACGCTCAGGCAGCGCTGCTGGGTGGCCGCGTCCAGCGCGACCTCGACGCCCCAGGAGCCGCCGTACCCGGACTGCGGCCAGGCGGTGCAGCCCGCCGCCGCGTCGGTCCGGTGGATCACCAGGGCGTACGCCTTGCCCGGGTCGGCGCTGAGCACCGCCCGGAAGGGCGCGCTGCCGGTCAGCTTGCAGACCGCGTAGCCGTAGCCGCCGTTGTCGCACTGCTTGGCGCCGTTCGCGTCGTCGATCTCGACGGCGACCGAACTGCCGTCCACCGGCCTCCGGTTGAGCAGGTAGAGGCCCTTGCCGGAGGCGGTGGGCAGGGTCAGGCAGCGCTGCTGGCCGGCCGCGCCGTAGGTGCCGGTGACCGCGCCGGAGGCGAGGCCGTCGTCGGCGGTGGCGGTGCAGCCCCGGGTCTCCTTCGCGGAGCGGAAGGAGACCCCGAACGCGCCGGCGTCGACGAAGTTGCCGTCCAGCACCCAGGTGTGGTCGCCGGCGGTCAGCGCGCAGTCGCCGCTCTGGCAGTCCGACGGCGAGCCGCCGGACTCGAACAGGCGCCCTGACACGTAGTCGCCGGAGGCGGTCACCGGGGCGTACAGGTACCGCCCGGCCGCGGGCACCCGGAGGGTGCGGCAGCGGGCCGCGGAGGACCGGTCGGGGGCCTCGCCGTACGCCTGCGGGGTGACCGCGGCGCAGCCCTGCGGGGCCGACAGCCGGGCCGCCCGGAAGTCGTACTCCTGGGCGGCGCCGGAGGACTGCTGGACCGTCACCCGGTACGGGGCGGTGCCGGTCAGCGCGCAGTCCAGGCCGCGGGACGGGTCGCTCGCGGTCTGCGAGCTGCAGACCTGCTTGCCGGTGCCGTCGTAGACCACCGTGGTCTCGCGGTAGTCCGGCCCGTAGACCCGCAGCACGTCGCCCGCGGCGAGGTCGGTGCGGTAGCAGTCGCCGACCGCGCCGACCGCCAGCGAGCCGTGGAACGCCTTCGGCGCGCCGAGGTCCAGGTCCGTCCCGGACAGCGTCCGGCAGCCGGTGGTGCTGGTCAGCAGCGGCAGGTACCCGACCGAGAGCGCGTTGTCGGCGTAGGAGCCGTTGCGCACCTGCAGGGTGTAGGTGCCCGCCTGGGTGGTGGCGCAGCGCAGCAGTCCGTTGCCGTAGGCGACGCTCTCGCAGGGGACGGTGCCGCCGTCCGGGGCGAGCAGCGTCGGGTAGGTGGAGTACTGCTGGGCGGCGACCAGCTGGAGCAGGAGCAGGTCCTTCTGCTCGGGCAGCGTCAGCGTCATGGCGGCGGTGGCGTACGCCGGCACCGTGCAGGTGGTGGGCGCCTGCGGGTCGAGCACGGCCGGGCAGGCGCCCGCCGGGTCGGACTCCTGCAGCGCCTTGGCGGCGGCGGCGTGCTCGGCCTGCGGGTCGGCCTTCGGGGCGGCCTGCGGTCCGGCCGCCGGGGTGTGCGGCGCCTCGGCCGCGGGCTTGGCACCGGCACTGGCGCCGGTGCCGGTGCTGGCACTGGCGCCGGGCGACGGGTCGACGGCCGCCGCGAAGGCGGGGCCGGACTGTGCGACCAGTGCGGTGAGGAGCAGGACGCCGGCGGCGATCGAGCCCGCGGAGCGTCTGCGTCTGCCGAGTTCCGGCAGCGGTTTCATCGGTCCCCCCAGGACGTGGGAATGCCCGACGCCGGTGTCGTTCACCGGCGTTCGAAGCAGGCGGATTCTAGCGGGGGGCATACACATCACCGCCACCGGATAACGGTCCTGGGCGGACGGAGCGCCGCCGCGCGGGGGCTTGCGGCGCAGGACGGCGGACCGCGCCGTCCGGTCAGGCCCCGACGGCGATCCGGTGCTCGGGGCCGTCCATCGTGTCCAGCCGCCGCAGGATGATGCCCTCGCGCAGGGCCCACGGGCAGATGTCCAGCTCCTCCAGGCCGAAGAGGTCCATCGCCGCGTCGGCGACCAGCGCGCCGGCCAGCAGCTGGCGGGCCCGGCCGGCCGAGACGCCGGGGATCTGGGCCCGCTCGGCGGGCGTCATCGCGGCGAGCCGGGGCAGCCAGGCGGAGAGGCCGGCGCGGGTGAGCCGGCGCGGGACCCGGACGCCCGCGCCCTCGGGGGCGGCGCCGGTCATCCGGGCGAGCTGCTTGAAGGTCTTGGAGGTGGCCACCGCGTGGTCGGGCGGCCCGAGCCGGGCGATGTCGCCGACCGCGCCGGCGATCTCGGCCCGGATGTGCCGCCGCAGTTCGCGCAGGTCGCCCGGGTCGGCGACCTCGCCGGGCAGCCGGGAGGTGAGGCGGCCGGCGCCGAGCGGCAGGGAGGTGGCGACGGCGGGCTGCTCGTCGATGCCGCAGGCGATCTCCAGCGAGCCGCCGCCGATGTCCAGGTTGAGCAGCCGGCCGGAGGACCAGCCGAACCAGCGGCGGACGGCGAGGAAGGTCAGCCGGGCCTCGTCCTGCCCGGAGAGCACGTTGAGCGCGACGCCGGTCTCGTCCTCGACCCGGCGCAGCACCTCCTCGCCGTTGGCGGCCTCCCGGACCGCCGAGGTGGCGAACGGCAGCAGGTCGACCACGCCCTTGTCCTCGGCCACCCGCAGCGAGGAGGCGACCATGGAGACCAGGCGCTCGACCCCCGTCCCGCTGATCGCCCCGTCCTCCTCCAGCAGCTCGGCGAGGCGGAGTTCGGCCTTGTGGGAGTAGGCGGGCAGCGGGGCCGCGCCGGGGTGGGCGTCCACCACGAGGAAGTGGACGGTGTTGGAGCCTACGTCGAGCACACCGAGTCGCATGACCGCCCAACCTAGCCCAAACCGGTGACCGCCAGGGATACCACCGGGGATACCGCCGGCGGTACCACCGGGGTCACAGCATCCCGTCCCAGAGCTGCTCGACGATGACCGCCCACCAGTTCTCCGGGTCGCGCAGCGCGGTGCGGTCCAGGGCGGCCAGCGCCCACTGGAACTCGGCGACGGCCGGGCCGGCCTGCTCGGGGGGCAGGTCGAGCAGCCGGGGGCGGCGTTCGGCGAGCAGCGCCAGGCAGCGGGTGAAGGCGGTCAGGTCGGCGTTGCAGTAGCGGGCCTCGCAGGTGTCGGGGTCGACGGCGCGGACCCGTCCCTGGGCGGTGTCGACGGTGAGCAGCGCCCAGCCGTCGGTGCCGATCACCCGCTGGCCGAGCAGCGCGGCCCGGGCGGCGGCGGTGGCCCGGCGGCCCCGGCCGCGCGCGGCCAGCAGCTCGGCGAGGTCGGGCAGCGGCGGGGCGGCCTGCCCGGCGATGCCGTCGGCCTCCGGCAGGTACAGGGTGAAGAAGCCGGGGACCTCGCGCGGCAGCCCGGTGCGCCGCAGCGGGCGGCCGACGGCCTCGGGCAGGTCGGCGGCGAGCACCTCGGCCTGCTCGAAGCGG
This is a stretch of genomic DNA from Kitasatospora fiedleri. It encodes these proteins:
- a CDS encoding Ppx/GppA phosphatase family protein, which encodes MRLGVLDVGSNTVHFLVVDAHPGAAPLPAYSHKAELRLAELLEEDGAISGTGVERLVSMVASSLRVAEDKGVVDLLPFATSAVREAANGEEVLRRVEDETGVALNVLSGQDEARLTFLAVRRWFGWSSGRLLNLDIGGGSLEIACGIDEQPAVATSLPLGAGRLTSRLPGEVADPGDLRELRRHIRAEIAGAVGDIARLGPPDHAVATSKTFKQLARMTGAAPEGAGVRVPRRLTRAGLSAWLPRLAAMTPAERAQIPGVSAGRARQLLAGALVADAAMDLFGLEELDICPWALREGIILRRLDTMDGPEHRIAVGA